Proteins found in one Sporosarcina jeotgali genomic segment:
- a CDS encoding type II toxin-antitoxin system PemK/MazF family toxin, protein MAIKRGDVFFADLSPVVGSEQGGTRPVLVIQNDIGNRFSPTVIVAAITAQIQKAKLPTHVEIDAARHGFERDSVILLEQVRTLDKSRLTDKITHLDHHVMQKVDEALEVSFGLTNL, encoded by the coding sequence TTGGCAATTAAACGCGGAGATGTCTTTTTTGCGGATTTGTCGCCTGTCGTAGGATCTGAACAAGGCGGCACTCGTCCCGTTCTCGTCATTCAGAACGATATCGGGAACCGGTTTAGCCCAACAGTGATTGTGGCGGCCATCACTGCCCAGATACAAAAAGCAAAGTTGCCGACACATGTCGAAATTGATGCGGCACGTCACGGATTCGAGCGGGATTCCGTAATCCTGCTCGAGCAAGTCCGCACACTCGACAAATCGAGGCTTACAGATAAAATTACTCACTTAGACCATCACGTCATGCAGAAAGTGGACGAAGCGCTGGAAGTCAGTTTCGGTCTCACTAACTTATAG
- a CDS encoding anti-sigma regulatory factor has product MDNRSSVEIFTEWDIVAARQLGRNEAKNSGFGTVDQARITTAISELARNIYLYAGKGKIEIERLSIDGMKGMTIIASDEGPGIPDLRKVMEDGFSTSGGLGAGMPGVKRLMDDFKVESEVGKGTTITATKWLR; this is encoded by the coding sequence ATGGACAATCGGTCTTCTGTAGAGATTTTCACGGAATGGGATATTGTTGCTGCACGACAGCTTGGTCGTAATGAAGCGAAAAACTCGGGGTTTGGAACAGTGGACCAAGCACGAATTACAACCGCGATTAGTGAGCTCGCACGTAATATTTATTTGTACGCTGGAAAAGGAAAGATAGAAATCGAACGGCTGTCGATTGATGGTATGAAAGGAATGACCATTATTGCATCAGATGAAGGGCCGGGAATTCCGGATCTGCGCAAAGTAATGGAAGATGGATTTTCAACATCGGGGGGACTTGGGGCAGGAATGCCTGGAGTAAAGCGTTTGATGGACGATTTCAAGGTCGAGTCAGAGGTTGGCAAGGGAACTACAATAACCGCAACAAAATGGCTACGATAA
- a CDS encoding STAS domain-containing protein, translated as MNLQVDVQEKDCVHVFKIIGEIDAFTAPTLKEQLEKVANQPECQAVLDFKEVNYMDSTGLGVFVAFYKKVKAVNGSVKIVGLNKRLKRLFEITGLDDVVEIEMESGDPNGTV; from the coding sequence ATGAATTTACAAGTTGATGTACAAGAGAAGGACTGTGTCCATGTATTTAAAATCATAGGGGAGATCGATGCATTTACTGCCCCTACATTAAAAGAACAACTCGAAAAGGTTGCGAATCAGCCTGAGTGTCAAGCTGTACTTGATTTTAAGGAAGTAAATTATATGGATAGTACCGGCCTGGGTGTTTTTGTAGCATTCTATAAGAAAGTGAAAGCTGTCAATGGCTCAGTTAAAATTGTCGGTTTGAACAAACGACTGAAGCGTCTATTTGAAATTACAGGTCTCGATGACGTGGTTGAGATTGAAATGGAAAGTGGGGACCCGAATGGCACCGTTTGA
- a CDS encoding STAS domain-containing protein, translating into MNVRIPILKLDEVLIVSIQWELDDQTAIQFQEDLLNKMHETTARGVVIDLTSIDFIDSFIAKVLGDVISMSSLMGAKVVITGIQPAVAITLIELGIRLENVMTALDLENGLTKLRKELEA; encoded by the coding sequence ATGAATGTCCGGATACCTATTTTAAAATTAGATGAAGTACTCATAGTTTCTATCCAATGGGAATTAGATGACCAGACAGCGATTCAATTTCAAGAAGATCTGCTCAACAAAATGCATGAAACAACTGCCAGGGGCGTCGTTATCGACTTGACCTCTATCGATTTTATTGACTCATTTATCGCAAAAGTGCTAGGTGACGTAATCAGTATGTCAAGTCTCATGGGAGCAAAAGTGGTCATTACAGGAATCCAGCCTGCCGTTGCAATTACATTAATTGAACTCGGCATCCGTCTGGAAAATGTAATGACAGCCCTGGATCTTGAAAACGGACTTACGAAGCTGCGAAAAGAATTGGAGGCCTGA
- a CDS encoding RsbT co-antagonist protein RsbRA, translating to MNSKMRIVVNEHMDAIIEQWIEQMKEEKGERFFHFMPQHLVEKTSREFTALMTSNINEGENAVNNERLDDFTEKVIRFGWSIKFVNKAIDNFASVVFEMLEDEEVITEQNLRIFMGVFTGWINPLRESIIEAYAIKWEQTDTLQKVALQELSASLIPVVDKVSIMPLVGTIDTERAKLIMENLLEGVVQQRAEVVLLDITGVPVVDTMVAHHIIQAADAVRLVGAKCMLVGIRPEIAQTIVALGINLSDFTTTSTLRRGMQEALSLTNREIVEVE from the coding sequence ATGAACAGTAAAATGAGGATAGTAGTCAACGAACATATGGATGCCATCATAGAACAATGGATTGAACAAATGAAAGAAGAAAAGGGCGAGCGTTTCTTCCATTTCATGCCTCAGCACCTTGTTGAAAAGACAAGCCGTGAATTTACAGCATTAATGACCTCTAATATTAACGAGGGTGAAAACGCTGTGAACAATGAACGTTTGGACGACTTCACGGAGAAAGTGATTCGCTTCGGATGGTCTATCAAGTTCGTCAACAAAGCAATCGACAATTTTGCTTCCGTTGTATTTGAAATGCTGGAAGACGAAGAAGTGATCACAGAACAGAATCTTAGAATCTTTATGGGCGTTTTCACAGGGTGGATCAACCCTTTGCGAGAAAGCATCATAGAAGCTTATGCCATCAAATGGGAGCAGACTGATACGCTGCAAAAAGTAGCTTTACAAGAACTTTCCGCATCACTCATCCCCGTAGTGGACAAAGTATCCATTATGCCGCTGGTCGGGACCATCGATACTGAGCGTGCGAAGTTAATTATGGAAAATTTACTTGAAGGTGTGGTTCAGCAGCGAGCGGAAGTTGTATTGCTTGATATTACAGGAGTTCCTGTTGTCGATACAATGGTTGCTCATCACATCATCCAGGCTGCAGATGCCGTTAGGCTTGTGGGCGCGAAATGTATGTTAGTCGGAATTCGACCTGAAATTGCACAAACAATTGTTGCACTGGGCATTAACTTAAGTGATTTCACAACAACGAGCACACTGCGCAGAGGAATGCAGGAAGCATTAAGTCTTACTAACCGAGAAATAGTGGAGGTAGAGTAA
- a CDS encoding PP2C family protein-serine/threonine phosphatase, whose protein sequence is MPHEVGKQYSKLLQKYITHEDETDLYAAQQVSRKFIEKKISPEDVISLHKTSVEQIFPDLASRIGPSYDFLIEVMIHYGLALMEHQSLVRKQEAMQIEMDVAVKVQDMLLETTVPEVDGLDIGIVSKPAKKMSGDYVYFIEQGNEEACVAVADVMGKGLPAALCMSMIKFGMDSLREKATEPHHVLEVINQIVEKSMDDSMFISMFYGKYAQSTSTFTFGSAGHEPALLYRASEDRFIELDAKGLLLGIRKDVEFQQKSVELAEGDFIVIMTDGVTEGRNAEGFIEEEVILDMLRDVKRLPAQQIADHLYTQLFKMQNYMLHDDFTLVLFKKD, encoded by the coding sequence ATGCCGCACGAAGTTGGAAAGCAGTACTCGAAACTGCTACAGAAATATATAACTCATGAGGATGAAACCGATTTATATGCCGCACAGCAAGTCAGCCGGAAGTTTATCGAGAAGAAAATATCACCTGAAGATGTGATTAGTCTTCATAAAACGTCTGTGGAGCAAATTTTTCCTGATCTTGCTTCACGGATTGGTCCCTCTTATGATTTTTTAATAGAAGTAATGATCCACTATGGGCTTGCACTGATGGAGCATCAAAGCCTCGTGCGTAAACAAGAGGCGATGCAAATCGAAATGGATGTTGCCGTGAAAGTGCAAGACATGCTCCTGGAGACCACTGTACCTGAAGTGGATGGCCTGGACATCGGAATCGTGAGTAAGCCGGCGAAAAAGATGAGCGGGGATTATGTCTATTTTATCGAGCAAGGAAACGAGGAAGCTTGCGTTGCTGTAGCTGATGTAATGGGAAAAGGGCTACCCGCTGCACTTTGTATGTCAATGATTAAGTTTGGAATGGATAGCTTGCGCGAAAAGGCCACTGAGCCGCATCACGTATTAGAAGTCATTAACCAGATTGTCGAGAAAAGCATGGATGATTCCATGTTCATCTCTATGTTTTACGGAAAATATGCTCAAAGCACAAGCACATTTACATTTGGCTCCGCAGGTCACGAGCCTGCATTGCTCTATCGTGCTTCAGAGGATCGTTTTATAGAATTAGATGCCAAAGGGCTTCTGCTTGGAATTCGCAAAGACGTAGAATTTCAGCAGAAATCAGTAGAACTGGCTGAAGGTGATTTCATCGTTATAATGACGGATGGCGTTACTGAAGGCAGGAATGCTGAAGGGTTCATCGAAGAAGAGGTTATTTTGGATATGCTGCGGGATGTAAAGCGTTTACCGGCGCAGCAAATCGCAGATCACCTGTATACACAACTGTTTAAGATGCAAAATTACATGCTTCATGATGACTTTACACTTGTACTTTTCAAGAAAGATTAA